A part of Deinococcus sp. KNUC1210 genomic DNA contains:
- a CDS encoding FGGY-family carbohydrate kinase yields the protein MSAGKSGQELLLGIDVGTASSKGVLVTLTGEVLRSHVLPHGLSNPQPGHYEQDAEQVWWHDVQAICRELLSGEYSGDDVVGVAVSAIGPCLLPLDAAGQPLRPGILYGLDARAGEQISALETEIGAAQIMAFSGMALSSQAVGPKIRWLREQEPEVWAQTRILTSASSYLTYRLTGRHVLNRHEASHFMPLYDPTTGEWDARYEQQVGPLSLLPDLGWSDELAGHVTAAAAALTGLRAGTPVAVGAVDALSEALSVGVTRPGDLMIMYGSTTFFILVQDTPTPSETLWTVGGAYAGQFNLAAGMSTTGNLTGWFQRELAPGSSYADLFAAASTVPAGADGLLMLPYFSGERTPINDPQARGVVAGLTLAHTRDHLFRAVLEGVGYGVRHNLETFTQLGSALRRVVAVGGGAQSDTWLQIVSDISGAVQEVPATTIGASYGNAFLAGLAAKRLQRDDLETWIKPGRTIRPDPSKAALYDHQFGLYKTLYAQTKALVHELAAGQG from the coding sequence ATGTCAGCAGGTAAGTCCGGTCAGGAACTGCTGCTGGGCATCGATGTCGGCACGGCCAGCAGCAAGGGCGTTCTGGTCACGCTGACGGGCGAGGTGCTGCGGAGTCACGTGCTGCCTCATGGCCTGAGCAACCCGCAGCCGGGCCACTACGAGCAGGACGCCGAGCAGGTGTGGTGGCACGACGTACAGGCGATCTGCCGCGAACTGCTGAGCGGTGAATACAGCGGTGACGACGTGGTGGGCGTGGCGGTCAGCGCCATCGGGCCGTGTCTGCTGCCACTGGACGCCGCCGGTCAGCCGCTGCGCCCCGGCATTCTGTACGGGCTGGATGCGCGGGCAGGCGAACAGATCTCGGCTCTGGAAACCGAGATCGGCGCGGCGCAGATCATGGCGTTTTCCGGCATGGCGCTCAGCAGTCAGGCGGTCGGCCCCAAGATCCGCTGGCTGCGCGAACAGGAGCCGGAGGTGTGGGCACAGACGCGCATCCTGACGAGTGCCAGCAGTTATCTGACGTACCGCCTGACCGGGCGGCATGTGCTCAATCGCCACGAGGCCAGCCATTTCATGCCGCTGTACGACCCCACTACCGGGGAATGGGACGCCCGCTACGAGCAGCAGGTCGGCCCGCTTTCGCTGCTGCCGGACCTCGGCTGGAGCGACGAACTGGCCGGACATGTGACGGCGGCGGCAGCGGCCCTGACCGGGCTGCGGGCCGGAACGCCCGTGGCGGTGGGCGCCGTGGACGCGCTCAGCGAGGCGCTCAGTGTGGGTGTCACCCGGCCCGGCGACCTGATGATCATGTACGGCAGCACCACCTTTTTCATTCTGGTGCAGGACACGCCCACGCCGTCAGAGACGCTGTGGACGGTGGGCGGCGCGTATGCAGGCCAGTTCAATCTGGCGGCGGGCATGAGCACCACGGGCAATCTGACCGGCTGGTTTCAGCGCGAACTGGCTCCGGGCAGCAGCTATGCCGACCTGTTCGCGGCAGCCAGCACGGTTCCGGCGGGCGCAGACGGCCTGCTGATGTTGCCGTATTTCAGCGGTGAGCGCACCCCCATCAACGACCCGCAGGCACGCGGCGTGGTGGCGGGGCTGACGCTGGCGCATACCCGTGACCACCTGTTCCGCGCCGTGTTGGAAGGCGTTGGGTACGGAGTGCGGCACAATCTGGAAACCTTCACGCAGCTGGGTTCGGCGCTGCGGCGGGTGGTGGCAGTGGGCGGCGGCGCACAGAGCGATACCTGGCTTCAGATCGTGTCCGACATCAGCGGCGCGGTGCAGGAAGTTCCCGCCACCACCATCGGGGCGAGCTACGGCAACGCGTTTCTGGCGGGGCTGGCGGCGAAGAGACTTCAGCGGGACGATCTGGAGACCTGGATCAAACCGGGGCGCACCATCCGGCCCGATCCCTCGAAGGCGGCGCTGTACGATCATCAGTTCGGGCTGTACAAGACCCTGTATGCCCAGACGAAAGCGCTGGTGCACGAACTGGCTGCCGGACAGGGCTGA
- a CDS encoding HAD family hydrolase: MVESNDAHARAWTKAFHDEGFQIPFETVRPLIGMGSDQLVPKVSGVEKDTPEFKRLGDAWKRHFQAEELPHLQGQPGARALLLALQARGLKLIVGTSADEALVGDLLKIAGVQDILTEHTTASEVEASKPEPDIVQAAVKKLGLPPGEVLMVGDTPFDVESAGKAGVKTVFLRCGGDDRTQNAAAVYASPQDFLDHLDSSPLA; the protein is encoded by the coding sequence CTGGTCGAAAGCAACGACGCCCATGCCCGCGCCTGGACGAAGGCGTTCCACGACGAGGGGTTTCAGATTCCCTTCGAAACGGTGCGCCCCCTGATCGGCATGGGGAGCGATCAGCTGGTGCCGAAGGTCAGCGGCGTCGAGAAGGACACGCCCGAATTCAAGCGCCTGGGCGACGCATGGAAACGGCATTTCCAGGCCGAAGAGCTGCCGCACCTTCAGGGTCAGCCGGGAGCGCGGGCGCTGCTGCTGGCGCTTCAGGCACGGGGTCTGAAACTGATCGTGGGCACGTCTGCCGATGAAGCGCTGGTCGGGGACCTGCTGAAGATCGCGGGCGTGCAGGACATCCTGACGGAGCACACCACCGCTTCAGAGGTGGAGGCCTCCAAGCCTGAACCCGATATCGTGCAGGCCGCCGTGAAAAAACTGGGCCTGCCGCCGGGCGAGGTGCTGATGGTGGGCGACACGCCGTTCGATGTGGAAAGCGCTGGAAAAGCGGGCGTCAAAACGGTCTTTCTGCGCTGTGGCGGCGACGACCGCACTCAGAATGCCGCCGCCGTCTATGCCTCGCCGCAGGACTTTCTCGACCATCTGGACAGCTCGCCGCTGGCCTGA
- a CDS encoding uracil-DNA glycosylase codes for MSETQAGLFDAPTESPADLPVLPPDWQAALSGVMNTPEFRELLAFVEQQRSQGPVYPAPEDMFTALKLTPLSEVKVVILGQDPYHGAGQAHGLSFSVRPGVALPPSLRNIYKELTTDVGFKAPKHGDLRSWARQGVLLLNAVLTVRQGEPNSHAGRGWEAFTDAVIRAVSAQPQPVVFILWGAYARKKAKLIAAPPHVILESAHPSPLSVTKFLGTRPFSQTNAALEHGGRGPIDWQLPVTAGE; via the coding sequence ATGTCCGAGACGCAAGCTGGCCTGTTTGACGCTCCAACCGAATCGCCCGCCGATCTGCCCGTCCTGCCGCCCGACTGGCAGGCGGCGCTGAGCGGCGTGATGAACACGCCCGAGTTCCGCGAACTGCTGGCATTTGTCGAGCAGCAGCGTTCGCAGGGGCCGGTCTATCCCGCACCCGAAGATATGTTCACCGCTCTGAAGCTCACGCCGCTGAGCGAGGTGAAGGTCGTCATTCTGGGGCAGGACCCCTATCACGGAGCGGGGCAGGCGCACGGACTGAGTTTCAGTGTGCGGCCCGGTGTGGCGCTGCCGCCGAGTCTGCGGAACATCTACAAGGAACTGACCACCGACGTGGGCTTCAAGGCTCCCAAACACGGCGACCTGAGAAGCTGGGCGCGGCAGGGTGTGCTGCTGCTGAACGCGGTGCTGACCGTGCGGCAGGGCGAGCCGAACAGCCATGCCGGGCGCGGCTGGGAGGCCTTTACCGACGCGGTGATCCGGGCGGTCAGCGCCCAGCCGCAGCCGGTCGTGTTCATTCTGTGGGGCGCGTATGCCCGCAAAAAGGCCAAGCTGATCGCCGCGCCGCCGCACGTGATTCTCGAATCGGCGCACCCAAGCCCGCTGAGCGTCACCAAATTTCTGGGCACTCGGCCCTTCAGTCAGACCAATGCCGCGCTGGAGCATGGCGGGCGCGGGCCTATCGACTGGCAACTTCCGGTCACGGCGGGCGAATGA